A part of Rhodamnia argentea isolate NSW1041297 chromosome 8, ASM2092103v1, whole genome shotgun sequence genomic DNA contains:
- the LOC115741325 gene encoding uncharacterized protein LOC115741325, with translation MGLFELAVAGGGFISIGALEALAASGSLARRTGSPGPPSPLGPIASSTPRSPPRSRTKIGTSLISLVSVSVLSILFVVNSLISVTDAAGARDRVGSALQLQVVPVAALFLLYSVAGILVNLLSSFPLSSSLVDVIALFAFVEEFLVYYFQRKDTSGIENRYFDLMLVPITICTFSTILGLKSPKSAFPRLARAVGLVLQGTWFLQMGFSFYTGLVAHGCWLHGKSRGNYTVKCKGHPEYHRARAIATLQFNCHLALLVTVVVGVYSLIAQKNGIQGDFAKYRPLGIEVQSLGNHAQFTLDSDEDVDDGIREEENAGKPKGAAIELSANGYGSHH, from the coding sequence ATGGGGCTCTTCGAGCTCGCCGTGGCTGGCGGCGGATTCATCTCCATCGGCGCGCTCGAAGCTCTCGCAGCGTCGGGCTCGCTCGCGCGCCGGACGGGCAGCCCTGGCCCTCCCTCGCCTCTCGGCCCGATCGCCTCTTCTACGCCGCGATCGCCGCCCCGATCGAGGACGAAGATAGGAACGTCCTTGATCTCACTCGTTTCGGTCTCCGTTCTCTCCATCCTGTTCGTAGTCAACTCCCTGATCTCGGTCACGGACGCGGCCGGCGCGCGCGACCGCGTCGGTTCGGCTCTCCAGTTGCAAGTCGTGCCGGTGGCGGCGCTGTTCTTGCTGTACTCGGTTGCTGGAATTTTAGTCAATTTGTTGAGCTCGTTTCCTTTGAGCTCTTCGTTGGTCGATGTGATTGCTCTGTTCGCTTTCGTGGAGGAGTTCTTGGTATATTACTTCCAGAGGAAGGACACGAGTGGGATTGAGAACAGGTACTTCGATCTCATGCTCGTGCCCATCACGATATGCACGTTCTCTACGATTCTCGGGTTGAAATCCCCGAAATCGGCGTTCCCAAGATTGGCGCGAGCTGTGGGTTTGGTGCTCCAGGGAACGTGGTTTTTGCAAATGGGGTTTTCTTTTTACACCGGCTTGGTTGCGCATGGGTGTTGGTTGCATGGGAAGAGTAGAGGGAATTACACGGTTAAGTGCAAGGGGCATCCTGAGTATCATAGGGCTAGAGCGATCGCAACGCTTCAGTTCAATTGCCATCTTGCTCTGCTTGTGACTGTAGTGGTCGGGGTTTACTCCCTGATCGCGCAGAAGAATGGGATCCAAGGGGATTTTGCAAAGTACAGGCCCTTAGGGATAGAAGTTCAGAGCTTGGGCAATCATGCCCAGTTTACTCTGGACTCTGATGAAGATGTGGATGACGGGATCAGGGAAGAGGAGAATGCGGGGAAGCCGAAGGGTGCTGCGATAGAGTTGAGTGCCAATGGATATGGTTCCCACCATTGA